The DNA window AGCGCCTACCTCATGACCCTCACCGCCGTCATCGCCGTCCCCATCGGCATCGGCGCCGCCATCTACCTCGAAGAGTACGCCCGCCCTGGCGCCCTCACCTCCCTCATCGAGGTCAACATCGCCAACCTCGCAGGCGTCCCCTCCATCCTCTACGGCCTGCTCGGCCTCGAGGTCTTCGTCCGCGTCCTCCACCTCGGCAGGAGCCTTCTCGCCGGCGCGTTGACGCTCTCCCTCCTCCTCCTCCCGATGGTCATCATGACCTCACGCGAGGCCCTCCGGACGGTCCCCCACGCGCTCCGTGAAGCCTGCTACGGCCTCGGCGCCGACCGCTTCCGCATGCTCCGCCTCGTGATCCTGCCCATGTCCCTCCCCGGCATGATCAGCGGCATCATCCTCGCCCTCGCACGCGCCATCGGAGAAACCGCGCCCCTCCTCACCCTCGGCGCGCTCACCTACGTCGCCTTCGTCCCCGACTCGGTGCGCAGCGCCTTCTCCGCTCTTCCCCTCCAGATCTTCGGCTGGATCAGCCGTCCCCAGGCGGGCTTCCACGAGAGTGCCGCCGCGGGCATCGTGGTTCTGCTCGCGCTCATGCTCTTCATGAACGGAATCGCCCTCTGGCTCCGCGCCCGTCTCCAGCGGCGTACGCACGGGTGAACCCAGCGCTTTCACGGCCTCGTACCGCGCCGTATCCTGATACGTCGCCCATGTCCCACGAGATCTGGATCTTCGGCTACGGGTCGCTGGTATGGCGCCCCGCGTTCCCCTTCCAGCGTCAGCACCCCGGCTACATCGTCGGCTGGGCGCGCCGCTTCTGGCAGGGATCCACGGACCACCGCGGCGTCCCTGGCGCACCAGGTCGCGTCGTCACCCTCGTGGAGTCGCCTGGACATCGCTGCTGGGGCATGGCCTACGAGGTCGCCCACCACCAGCTCGCCGAGGTGCTCGACATCCTCGATTTCCGCGAGCAAGGCGGCTACGTCCGCCACGATCTCCCGCTCTACCTCTCCGGGGACGAACAGCGCCCGCGCAGCGCCACGGTCTACGTCGCCGCCGCGGACAATCCCTCGTACCTCGGCCCGGCGTCGCTCCCCGACATCGCCCACCAGATCCGCGCATCCCGCGGCCCGAGCGGACCCAACATCGATTACGTCCTCCGCCTCGCCGAGGCATTGAGCGCCATGCAGGCAGAAGACGAGCACGTCCATGAGCTGGCGGGCCTGCTCCGCGAGCCCATCCTGGCGGAGACCGGCTGAGCCCGACGCCCTGTCCGGAAGCACGCACGGGGTCGCCACCAGGCTCGGCACCGCACCGATCCTGGCTTCCCTCGAGGCTGGCGGAAGTCGGAGGTCTCGATCCCCACACCTCTTCTCGAGGTGCCCACTGCTTTCCAAGCAGGTCCGGTCCCTGACCGGTTCGACTTCCAGGAACCTGATCTCATGCGAAGCGGAAAGGGGCTTCCGTTGGCATCACGCGGCCGCCCAGTCCGCTGGATGCAGCGCTTGCACGGCCCTCGTCGCATTCCGACGAGGCTCCTGCGCATCGATCGTCGCTGCCACCAGGCGGGGGTCCGAGATCTGGGCGCGTGGGCGTCGTCGTCGTCCGACTCGGCGTGGGCTGGCAAGATCGCGGATGCATGTCCGCCATGTACATCGATGTCGACGTGAATCACGGCGTCGACGCCGACCAACGCGGCGTGGGCTGGCAAGATCGCGGATGCATGTCTGCCATGTGCGGCGATGACGACGTGAATCACGGCGTCGACGCCGACCAACGCGGCGTGGGCTGGCAAGATGGCGGATGCGTGTCCGCCATGTGCATCGATGACGACGTGAATCACGGCGTTGGCGCCGACCAACGCGGCGTGGGCTGGCAAGATGGCGGATGCATGTCCGCCATGTGCATCGATGACGACGTGAATCACGGCGTCGACGCCGACCAGCGCGGCGTGGGCTGGCAAGATGGCGGATGCATGTCCGCCATGAGCATCCATGGCGACGTGAATCACGACGCCGAAGAAGTCGAACTCTCGCGGCTGGCCCGAGGAGAGCCACCGTCCGGGCGACGCGACGTCGCGGCGCCCCTGCCAGGAGTCGAACCTGGGCTACGAGCTTCGAATGCTCGCGTCTGGAGCCACCAGAACAGGGGCTGGACATCGGGCCTCCCTGCGAGGAGTCGAACCTCGGAAGCCGGGGTAGAAGCCCGGCGCCTGGAGCCGCCAGGACAGGGAGCATGGGTGGCCGATCGCGCGCCCAGACGACGGGGATCAGCCTGGTGCCGCCCACGGGTTTCGAGCCCGTTGGTGCAGACGAGGCGATGAGACGACACGAAGCGCGTGACACGACGAGAGAAGCGTGGCGCCACTGGCGGGATTCGAACCCGCGACCGCCTCATTCATGGTGATAACCGTCATTTCCACGGCCCGTAGCGGGCAAGGTAATGAATGACGGCGTGCACAGGTGCTCTACCAGGCTGAGCTACAGTGGCATGTCGGTCCGGAAACGTGAGGACATAGCGGGGTGTGAGGGTATCGACCCCTCGCGCAGGAGCGCTGGAAACGCCGCGATCACCATGACGCTACGCCCCGGAAACTGCGCCCCCGCGTCGCCCGGAAACTGTGCCCCCGCGTCGATCGAGATCGTCGAGGAGCCGTCGCGTCGAACTCTGCGGCGTCGACCCCTGCCGCGTGGGGCATGTCAGGGTCCGAAGGATCGGCGCGCGAATGCTTGAGACCAGAGCCCCCCTCCGGAATCGAACCGGAACCGACTGCTTACAAGGCAGCTGCTTTACCATTCAGCCAGGGGGGCGACGCTCGGGAGCCTTCGTCCGGAATCGAACCGGGACCGCCTGCTCGTGGGGCGGATGCTCTGCCATGGAGCGACGAAGGCGAGATCGTGCGAGAGCCATGGCTCCGCGCGAAAGGCAGAGGAAATGCGCAGACGGGGGACAGGCCGCTGGACGCGAGGCGTCTGCCAGGCGGCGGTGATGGGTCCTTCAGCCCGGCTCGAACCAGTAGACGACGCGGCTCTTGGGCGTCCCCTTCAGGGTATCCGCCCAGCGGAGCAGCTCCTTCCTGGCCTCGTCCCACAGGGCCTCGGCGAACCGTGGCTCGTAAGGGGAGTCTTCGGGAGAGGGGCCTTCAGCCAGCGTTCGCAGCTTCTTCTCGGTCAGTGCTCCCGCTCCGAAGATCTCGTCCTCGTCCAGGGGGAGGTCATTCTCGGCGGCGACCTCGCGCATCTGCGCGAAGAATCGCTGGAACTCTTTTTCGTGGGCGTCGCTGAAGGTCGCTCCCTTCGGACAGGCCTCGTTGCACGCGAGCATCAGCAGGAAGGAGGCGCGTGACTCCTCGATCTTCACATCGATGCGCGTGGAGCGCTTGGATGGCTTCATGGTCCTGGGGCTCAGGGGAACCCACCCCTCCTCGGTCTTCACTTCGAGGAACACGTGAGGCGTGATGTCGACGCTCATGTCGTGCGAGGGTAGCGCCGCCGGCTGGCTGCCAACATCCGAAACCCTCCGTCGGTGTCGCCGTCCTCTCTGGCGAAGGGCGGTGGTCTCCGTCGTCGGCCTCCAGGGCCGCAGCCCGGCCTCGAGGCGCTCAGCGGAAGGTGCCGAGGCCGAAACGGCGCCGGTACTCGCCGGGCGTCAAGCCCATGACGTTGACGAAGATGCGGCGGAAGGCGCCTGGATCGCCGTAGCCGAGACGCCAGGCGATCTCGTCGAAGCTGTGGGGCGATCGTTCGAGGAGATGGCGCGCGCTCTCGACCCGGAGCAGCTGGAGGTAGGTGCCCGGCGCGTGCCCGGTCGCGCGCTGGAAGCGACGGACGAACGTGCGCTCGGTGAGCTTGGCTTGCTGCGCCATGGCCGCCACGTCGATCTTCTCGGCACGCCTGGCGTGCAGCCAGTGCTGCACCCGGACGATGGCCTCGTCGCCGTGGGTCATGACCGGCGCGAAGGTGTCATAGAAACGTTGCTCGCGGCCTCCAGGGTCGACGACCCAGTAGCGCGCCGTCGCGAGGAGCGTGCTCGGGCCGAGATACCGACCGACGAGGTGGAGGCCGAGGTCGATCCACGCCATCACGCCGCCGGCGGTGACGATGTCGCCGTCATCGATGAGGATCTCCTGGGTGTCGACCTGGACCTCGGGAAAGCACTCGGCCAGGCGAGCGCCGAGCGCCCAGTGCGTCGTCGCGCGGCGCCCCTCCAGGCATCCGGTCGCGCCGAGGAGAAAGGCTCCAGCGCAGACCGAGCAGAGCGTCGTCCCGTCTTCGTGGCGCTCGACGAGCCAGGACGCGAGCGCCGTGAGCTTTGCGATCTCGGCGCCATCCGACCCCAGGCTGGGCGGCAGGAGGATGGCATCGAGAGGCCCCTCGGGTGGCTCGGCCACCTTGCGCCGCCCGTCGACGCGGAGCACGGACGCCACGATTCCCGGCCCCCCCTTCGTTTCGCTCATCTCGGCGCCGAGCCGGGTGGCGGTCTCGAACAGGTCGACGAGCCCGTGGACCGCCGCCTGCTGCGCGCCAGGATAGGCGAGGACTCCCACGGTGGCGCCGGTCGCTCTCTTGACCATGTGGCAGAATTAGCCTGAAGAATGGTCGGAACGCCACTGGGCTCGTCCGGTCGCGATCGGTAGGCTCTGCACCATGACGAAAGCACTCCTCGTGATCGACGTGCAGAACGACTACTTCTCCGGTGGCGCCTTCCCGCTCTGGAATCCCGAGGCGACGCTCGAGCGCGTCGAGCACGCCATCGGGCAAGCCAAGGCGAAGGACATCCCCGTCATCCTCATTCAGCACCTCGCGCCACGCGGCGCAGCGCCCTTCTTCGAGGAGGGATCCGCCGGCGCCGAGATCCACCCGCGCATCCTGAGCGCTGCCCCGGGTGCGCCCGTCGTTCAGAAGACCTATGCCGACAGCTTCGTGAAGACGACCCTGGAGGAGACGCTGGAGAAGCTCTCGGTGAAGGAGCTTCTCGTGTGCGGGATGATGACGCACAACTGCGTGACGCACACGTCCATCTCGAAGTCGGCCGAGAAGTACGGGGTGACCGTCCTCGCCGACGCCTGCACGACGGTGACCGAGCTGCTCCACCAGCTCGCGCTGCACGCGCTCTCGCCTCGGGTTCGCCTCGCGCCGACGACCGAGGTGCTCTGATTCCTGCGGCAGGGTCACGCGGCCCCGCCACGCCGCCGAGCCAGGCGCGTCGAAGGTCACCGGGCCGGGATCACGAGGCCTGAGCGGTCGGCATGATCGTGACCTGCTGGAGGTTGACGCGCTTCGGCAGGGCCACGGTGAACGCGATGGCCTCGGCCACGTCCTCGGGCGCGAGCCACTCGATCTGCGACTTCGACCCTTCGAGCCAGTCGCGCGCGCCCTGGAAGTCGACGTGGCTCTGCAGCTCCGTGCCCACGATGCCCGGCTCGATGGCGGTGACGCGAACCCCCTTGGAACCCAGCTCTGCCCGGAGGTGGACCGACAGATGGGTCACGAATGCCTTGGTGCCGCTGTACACGGCGAATGCCGGGAAGATGTTCCTGGCGGCGATGGACGAGATGTTCACGAGGTCTGCCGGTCCCCGCGCGGCGCCCGCCTGCACGAGGGAGGCAGTGAATGCGCCGATGACGTTCATCAGGCCATGGATGTTGAGATCGATCTGCTGCTCCCATTGCTCGACGCGCTTCGCTTCGATCGGGTTCGGCAGCATGATGCCGGCATTGTTGACGAGAATGTCCACGCGCCCGAATCTCTCGAAGACCTCGGCGGCGACCCGCTCGACGGCTGCTCGGTCGGTCACGTCGACATGCCACGCGGCGGCCTGGCCACCAGCCTCCTGGATGGCGTCACGGAGCGCGTCGAGCTTGTCCTTCCGGCGAGCGAGCAATGCAACACGCGCCCCGCGCGCGGCGAGCACCTTCGCGGTCGCCTCGCCGATGCCGCTCGATGCTCCCGTGATGACCGCCACCCGTCCCGCGAGCGTGCCCTGGGCTTGCTGAACCATGTGTCACTCCTCTTGCTGGGGCCCTCGCATTCCGCGCGGCCCGTCGATGAGACGAGGTTGGTTCACGGCGGCCGAAAGCGGAAGGCACGGAACTCTCGAAGGCATGCACGATCCTCTGAGCGGGGCGATGAACGCTGGCGCCGCCCCGACCCGTCGTGGAGGATGAGACCCATGTCGAGAGCACCGCGGGAGAGCAACTCGCTGGCCGCCGGGATCGCCATGCTGGCGCGTCAGGAGGGCTGTAACAGCACGCTCCATCCCGGCGTCGTGGTCTACCACCTGACCGCCGCGGAGCCGCCGACGCCCCTCCTCTACCCCTCCAGCTTGATCCTCGTCGGCTCTGGAGAGAAGCAGGCGACGCTGGGCGATCAGCTCTTCGATTACAACGCCGACCATTACCTCGTGGTGACCCCGCCCCTGCCGATGCTCTGCAAGACCATTGCGTCGGCCCGGAGGCCGGTGCTCACGGTGCAGATCGAACTCGATCTCGCCCTCCTGCGCGAGCTGCTGCTCGACGTGGATCTCCGGCCCCCGCCCCAGCCAGCGCGCGCCGCTCGCAGCGTGTTCCGGGCGCCGCTGCCGCGCGATCTCGAGGACGCCGGCGCGCGCTTGGTGGCCTGCTTGGCAGAGGAGCGGCGCACGCGGGCGCTCGCGCGGCAGACCATTCGCGAGATGCTCTTCCTGGTGCTCGAGGGTCCTTATGGGGATTCGCTTCGGGCGCTCGCAGAGGGTCCGGTGAGTCAGCTCTCCCATGTGCTCCGCCACATGACGACGCGGTTCACGGAACGCATGATGATCGGAGACCTCGCGCAGATGGCGCACATGAGCGTTCCGACCTTCCATCAACACTTCAAGACGATGACCGGGACCTCGCCCTTGCAGTACATGAAGGCGGTCCGCTTGACCCGAGCGCGCCAGCTGCTCCAGGCGGGAGGCCTGGTGAAGACGGTCGCGCACGACGTGGGCTACGAGAGCGAGTCGCAGTTCAGCCGGGAGTACCGACGGCTGTTCGGGGCCCCTCCGTCAGCGTCCACGCAGCTGACGCCGCGCGAAGAGCGCTGAGCGCCTCCCCGGCACCCGCTGCCACGAGAGGCCGAGGTCGAGCAGACGGGCGCTCGCGCCACGCAGCTCCGATCTCACCGAGGGCCCAGCACCGCGGACGGCGTGCCTCGAAGCGGGCACGGTCCGTCCGACCGCCGTGGACACGTCAGAGGACTCCGGCTTACCTTCAGCGCATGGAAGCGCTGCTGAAGAAGCTCGACGCCGAGATCAAGTCGAAGGCCCCAGCGACGCACGGCGCGTTGCGCCCGCCTGCCGACGCCGCGGCGCTCGACCGCCTCGCCGCCCGCTTCGGGGGGACGGCGCCGCCAGCGCTCGTCGCCTGGTACACGCTGCACGATGGCGTCGAGGGGGGGCATGACTTCGACCCCAACAGCACGTTCTTCTGCCTCTCCATCGACGAGGGGCTCCGTGTCGGGCGCGAGCTCCTCGGCGAGGACAAGGGCCACCCGCTCCTGTCGAATGGCGGAGGAGCCTGGGTCTGCTACGCCGCCGATGGCTCCCTCGTCGCTCACCGGCACGGCGAGACGTGGACCTTCGCGCCGAGCCTCGAAGCCTGGGTGACGTCGGTGACGGCCGCCCTCGCGCAGCAGAAGGTGACGACGATCCCCGCACCGCGAATGCCGGCGACGTGGGCCCCGGTGACGGACCTCCCCAGCAGCACGAGCGTCCTCATCGCCTTCACCCGCGCCGCCGCCGTCGGCACCGTGGTCCTGAAGGAGACGCTGCAGCCCAGCGGCGTGTACGGGGAACTCCTGGTGAAGGCGCAGCCGAGCCTCTGGCTCTGCCTCCTGCCCCGGAGCGCGGCCGATCGCGCGGCAGTGCTGGAGGGCGCGATCGCGGAGTGGAAGACGCACCACGCGGCAGCGCCGAGCTGGAGTAGTGGGTACCTGAAGACCGACGAGCAGGCCGCCATCTCTCTCTCTCCGTCGCCAGGGACGCTGGTATTCCGCGGGTGATGTTCCCTGGGCGAGCGAGCTGAGGTCGCGTTCTCTCAGCTCACCCGCGATCAGGCCGTCGAGAGGACGCGGTGCTCAGGAGTTCCCATGGCCGATAGCTCATTCCACCCTGAATTGCGCGCCTCTGCGCGGTGGCTCCCGCGCGGGGTCGTCCGAAGCTGGTCGCTGTGGCTGATGGCGCGGCTTCCGACGCCGGCGCCACGTCTGCCGGACGGCGTGACCGTGGAGGAACGGCCGCTCGGGGGTACCAGCGCGTCCGTGCGCATCCTGCGCGCATCAGGCAGCTCCCGGCGCGCGCCGGTCGTGCTGTGGATTCATGGTGGCGGCTATGTCGTCGGTCGCGCGAAGCAAGACGATCTCGTCTGCGCTCGCATGGCGCAGCGGCTGGGCGCCGTGGTGGTGTCGGTCGACTATCGGCTCGCTTCGAACCACCCGTTCCCCGCGCCGCTCGACGACTGCGTCGCTGCCTGGGACCTCCTCCAGCGCGAGGCGGCGTCGCTCGGCGTCGATGCGAAGCGCGCCATCATCGCGGGGCAGAGTGCGGGAGGAGGGCTGGCGGCGGGGCTCGTCCTCCGCCTCGCGGACAGCGGGCGTCCGATGCCGATCCTGCAGGTCCTCGTGTACCCGATGCTCGACGACCGCACGGTGCTGCGCCAGGTGGACGAGCGTCACCACCGCGTGTGGGACCAGAACAGCAACGCCATCGGCTGGTCGAAGTACCTCGGTCGCCCCCCGGGCGGCGCCGATGTCTCCGAGCACGCGGCCGCTGCGCGCAGAGCCGATCTCCGTGGGCTGCCGCCAGCCTGGATCGGCGTGGGCACGCTCGATCTCTTTCACGATGAAGATCTCGACTACGCGAGGCGCCTCGAGGCCGCGGGCGTCCCCGTGGAGGTCGAGCTCGTGCCCGGCGCGTACCACGGGTTCGACGCCGTCTTGCCTCGGGCACCCGTGAGCAAGGCGTTCGTCGAGGCCCGGGTGCGGGCGATGGAGCGAGCGTTCCATCGCAGCACACCTTGATGGCCACGACGTCCATCCAGCCACCACGACGGCAGCCGGCCCCGCTCCGCAGCGGCCCTCCGGGTGGGTCGGGCCGCGTGGCGGCACACCTCAGTGAATCGCTTTTCCGCCCGCCAGTTCGGCAATCAGGGTCGTGATTCGCTTTTGCCGGGTCTCTGGACGCTTGGCAGTCTGGAGTCGGAGATAGATCGCGAAGAGATTTCTGCGATCGAGCGTCGCAAAAAAGGCGCTGGCAGCAGGGTCCTTCTGCAGCGCTTCGAGGAAGTCGTCCGGGATGACCATCTCGGACGACCCTGCATAGGCTCGCTCCCAGCGCCCATCCTGGCGGGCTGCTTCGACATGCGCCAGGCCAGAGGGCTGCATGCGCCCTTCGGCGATCAGCCGCTCGGCGTGCTCGCAGTTCTTCTTCGACCAGTTCGATTTCGCGCGGCGAGGCGTGAGGCGCTGCAGGAACGAGACGTCGTCGAGGGACTTTCGCTGCCCGTCGATCCAGCCCCAGGCAATGGCAGCGACGACGCAGTCGCTCCACGTGACCGTCGGCATGCCCGACTCCTTCTTGAACATGCGCACCCAGAGTTCTTGCTTGGTCGCATGATGCGACGCCAGCCACGCCTCGAGCTGGAGCGGCGTCTCGAAGGAGCGCGTCTCGGATGAGAGTCGGCTCCCCTCGGCAGACGTGTCCCCCGGAGCCTCGACGAGCGCGCGCTCCCGCGGCGCTTGC is part of the Chondromyces crocatus genome and encodes:
- the pstA gene encoding phosphate ABC transporter permease PstA, with amino-acid sequence MSDDLHTPIPGATTERVFHAIGFLALLLPLLVLFVLFAGVLTDAWPRLGWGFLTGIPSRRPELAGIFPALVGSAYLMTLTAVIAVPIGIGAAIYLEEYARPGALTSLIEVNIANLAGVPSILYGLLGLEVFVRVLHLGRSLLAGALTLSLLLLPMVIMTSREALRTVPHALREACYGLGADRFRMLRLVILPMSLPGMISGIILALARAIGETAPLLTLGALTYVAFVPDSVRSAFSALPLQIFGWISRPQAGFHESAAAGIVVLLALMLFMNGIALWLRARLQRRTHG
- a CDS encoding gamma-glutamylcyclotransferase → MSHEIWIFGYGSLVWRPAFPFQRQHPGYIVGWARRFWQGSTDHRGVPGAPGRVVTLVESPGHRCWGMAYEVAHHQLAEVLDILDFREQGGYVRHDLPLYLSGDEQRPRSATVYVAAADNPSYLGPASLPDIAHQIRASRGPSGPNIDYVLRLAEALSAMQAEDEHVHELAGLLREPILAETG
- a CDS encoding GlxA family transcriptional regulator, which encodes MVKRATGATVGVLAYPGAQQAAVHGLVDLFETATRLGAEMSETKGGPGIVASVLRVDGRRKVAEPPEGPLDAILLPPSLGSDGAEIAKLTALASWLVERHEDGTTLCSVCAGAFLLGATGCLEGRRATTHWALGARLAECFPEVQVDTQEILIDDGDIVTAGGVMAWIDLGLHLVGRYLGPSTLLATARYWVVDPGGREQRFYDTFAPVMTHGDEAIVRVQHWLHARRAEKIDVAAMAQQAKLTERTFVRRFQRATGHAPGTYLQLLRVESARHLLERSPHSFDEIAWRLGYGDPGAFRRIFVNVMGLTPGEYRRRFGLGTFR
- a CDS encoding cysteine hydrolase family protein, whose product is MTKALLVIDVQNDYFSGGAFPLWNPEATLERVEHAIGQAKAKDIPVILIQHLAPRGAAPFFEEGSAGAEIHPRILSAAPGAPVVQKTYADSFVKTTLEETLEKLSVKELLVCGMMTHNCVTHTSISKSAEKYGVTVLADACTTVTELLHQLALHALSPRVRLAPTTEVL
- a CDS encoding SDR family oxidoreductase; this encodes MVQQAQGTLAGRVAVITGASSGIGEATAKVLAARGARVALLARRKDKLDALRDAIQEAGGQAAAWHVDVTDRAAVERVAAEVFERFGRVDILVNNAGIMLPNPIEAKRVEQWEQQIDLNIHGLMNVIGAFTASLVQAGAARGPADLVNISSIAARNIFPAFAVYSGTKAFVTHLSVHLRAELGSKGVRVTAIEPGIVGTELQSHVDFQGARDWLEGSKSQIEWLAPEDVAEAIAFTVALPKRVNLQQVTIMPTAQAS
- a CDS encoding AraC family transcriptional regulator translates to MSRAPRESNSLAAGIAMLARQEGCNSTLHPGVVVYHLTAAEPPTPLLYPSSLILVGSGEKQATLGDQLFDYNADHYLVVTPPLPMLCKTIASARRPVLTVQIELDLALLRELLLDVDLRPPPQPARAARSVFRAPLPRDLEDAGARLVACLAEERRTRALARQTIREMLFLVLEGPYGDSLRALAEGPVSQLSHVLRHMTTRFTERMMIGDLAQMAHMSVPTFHQHFKTMTGTSPLQYMKAVRLTRARQLLQAGGLVKTVAHDVGYESESQFSREYRRLFGAPPSASTQLTPREER
- a CDS encoding alpha/beta hydrolase, whose translation is MADSSFHPELRASARWLPRGVVRSWSLWLMARLPTPAPRLPDGVTVEERPLGGTSASVRILRASGSSRRAPVVLWIHGGGYVVGRAKQDDLVCARMAQRLGAVVVSVDYRLASNHPFPAPLDDCVAAWDLLQREAASLGVDAKRAIIAGQSAGGGLAAGLVLRLADSGRPMPILQVLVYPMLDDRTVLRQVDERHHRVWDQNSNAIGWSKYLGRPPGGADVSEHAAAARRADLRGLPPAWIGVGTLDLFHDEDLDYARRLEAAGVPVEVELVPGAYHGFDAVLPRAPVSKAFVEARVRAMERAFHRSTP
- a CDS encoding YdeI/OmpD-associated family protein → MSQRNTRLPEPSRAQAPRERALVEAPGDTSAEGSRLSSETRSFETPLQLEAWLASHHATKQELWVRMFKKESGMPTVTWSDCVVAAIAWGWIDGQRKSLDDVSFLQRLTPRRAKSNWSKKNCEHAERLIAEGRMQPSGLAHVEAARQDGRWERAYAGSSEMVIPDDFLEALQKDPAASAFFATLDRRNLFAIYLRLQTAKRPETRQKRITTLIAELAGGKAIH